Below is a genomic region from Streptosporangiales bacterium.
GAAGTGGTCCATCACCGACTCGATGCTGTGCTGCGGGTGCTCCTTGGACAGCGACGTGTGCGGCGCCGCCTCCAGACCGAGCACACCGCCGCGTTCCGCGCACGCCTTGATGATCGCGTCCGGCTTCATCCGCGCCGTCGGCCACACCTCGCGGGAGCCGCAGTGCGTGATGAACACCGGCTTGGTGGAGCGCTCGATGACGTCCATCGAGGTGCGGTCGCCTGAGTGCGAGATGTCGATCGCCATGCCCAGCTTGTTCATCCGCTCGACGGCGCGGTCACCGAAGTAGGTGAGCCCGCCGTCGCCGCGCTCCTTCAGCCCGCTGCCGAGCGTGTTCGCCTCGGAGTACGCGATGCCGATCTGACGGACACCGAAGCCGTAGAGCACGTCGAGCCGGTCGACCTCGTTGTCGATCATCGTCGCGGCCTCGAGCCCGAAGATGTGGGCCAGCCGGCCGGTCTCGTGCGCGTGGTAGATGTCCTGCAGGCTCTCCGCCTTGACCACGAAGTCCTGGCGCGGCAGGTCGGCCATCCGTACGCCCAGGTCGAACAGCACGTCCTGGTACCTCCAGCCGGCGTCGCTGCTGATGCAGCAGGTGCCGTCCATGCCGTTGTCGAAGACAGCGGTCATGCCGGACCTGGCCAGCCCCTCGTAGCCGGTCGGTTCGCGCCCGTACCTGATGTGCGTACGGAGGTCGGCCATGTCCGCGGGGAAGACCTGCACGTGGTCGTGCAGCGAGATCACCAGCTCGTCGCGGAGCAGCCGCTCGGTGCGGGCGCGCTGCCCGTCGGACAGCTCCAGGCCCGTGTACGGCGGCACGCGCCCGATCTGGGCGGCGTATGGGATCTGGGGCATGTCCTTGCCCGGCTCGAGGTACTCGTACCCGCGGT
It encodes:
- a CDS encoding diguanylate cyclase — protein: MLEPAERYTGYRGYEYLEPGKDMPQIPYAAQIGRVPPYTGLELSDGQRARTERLLRDELVISLHDHVQVFPADMADLRTHIRYGREPTGYEGLARSGMTAVFDNGMDGTCCISSDAGWRYQDVLFDLGVRMADLPRQDFVVKAESLQDIYHAHETGRLAHIFGLEAATMIDNEVDRLDVLYGFGVRQIGIAYSEANTLGSGLKERGDGGLTYFGDRAVERMNKLGMAIDISHSGDRTSMDVIERSTKPVFITHCGSREVWPTARMKPDAIIKACAERGGVLGLEAAPHTSLSKEHPQHSIESVMDHFVHLLDVVGIDHVAFGPDTLFGDHVGLHDAFAANLSIGQAHQGVDYEKVEYVDGLENPAECFYNIIGWLVAHDYSDDEIRKVVGGNIIRVLEEVWI